The segment TTCTACTAGCATTTATTATATTATGGCTTATCCAAGATTAAGAAAAGATCCGTATAAAGACTCAATGGGTTTTTCAAAAAAATTATCGTTTTGCACTAGTATTTGCGTTGGGATTTTATTTTTTTATATAACTATAGTTGCGATCGCTAATTGCTTTAATGAAATCCATATTCAAAAGTATAGTATTGAATTTTTTTATGCTTATCCAGCTCGGACAAAAATTATATTAATTGATGATATCACAGACGTAAAAAAAAATGCACTCGGAAAAGGCAAATATAGAATAGATATTTATACTAAACAAGGAAAAATATATAAGAGTGAAGGTCTTTTTAGAAGAAATATTGAAACAGCATATGACGATTTTATGAAAACTTTAGACAAGGTTAGAAATGAAGATTAATATTTTTAAAAAAAAAGGAAAAATAATTAAAGTTAAATTCGGTTATAACCCAAATTCAAGCTCAATTGGAATTGATCTTACTCCCATAATAATATTCGGGAGTTTATTTTCTATTCTTGTGCCCCCTATTTCTTTTGTTATTGCGAGATTAATAAAAAGGCGGAAACAGAAAAAAGATCAAGATGTTGTATAATTATCGATTTACCGCGCAAATAAATGGACATTCAGGATCTGCAGCCTCATACGAGTTTTTTAAAAAAATTGATATTGCTTTGCATCCTCCTTTACAAATATCCAGATAATCACATTTGGAACATAAAGGGTCTGGATTTTTATTCCATAATCTGAATTTGCCGAAAGTTTCGCGTTCTTCCCATATATTTTTTAGGGAATCTATAGGAATCGCTCCAGTTTTTATGAAACTGCAAGGTAAAGCATTTCCTTTTGGATCAACTCCTATAAGCCAATTCCCTGCATCACAGCCCAGTATTGAAAAATATTCAAGTAATTTTTTGTTTGGTTTATGATAACATATAAATGGAGTAAATGAGCAATCGAGCTTAATTTTTATTTTATAACGCCATGAAAATTTTTTCAGCATGGGAAACAGGTTAATTGCTTGTTCCTTTGTTAAAGCATTTTCGTGATATATTTTTGCGCCTCTGCCAACGGGCTTAAACCTTAAAAATTCAATATCATTAGCACCTATTTTTTTCCCGTAAGCAATAATTTTTTCTAATTGGTTGTAATTTTTTCTTGAAATTACGCAGTTAATGCCGGTTCGTATGTTTTTTGATTTTAATGTTTTAATGGCAGCATCTGCTTTTTTAAAGTGGGGAAGTCTTGTAATTCCATCTTCTTCATTAAGGCTATCAATGCTAACATTAACTTGGCCAAAGACTTTGCATTTTTCAGCGATTTTATCAGTTATAAAATATCCGTTTGTTGTTACATTGGGAATTATTCCTTTTTCTCTAAAAAAAAAGGCTAACTCTAAGAACCAAGGCAGGCTAAAACTTTCGCCTCCTCCTAAAGCTACATGAAAAATATCAAGTTTGGATAGTTTTTCGGCAACATATTTTGCATTTTCTAAAGATTCATTCCTATAATTAATATTTGAATCCATATAACATGAAGGGCATTTTGCATTACAATAATTTGTTACAGCATAATGAGCTTCTATCGGAGCGGATAATATTTCTGATTCTTGTTTTTTCCAATGCAATTCCCCATTGTACCCCATGTCAATTAAAAAATTTTTATCAACAAATGCAAGGAAAGGGGGGTTTTGGGAAGAAATAATTCCTCCAAAAGATTCATATCTAATCTTTATATCTTTAATTATAACTCTCCTTTTTATTTTTTCTCTTTGATGTCTGCGTCTTGCCATACGATGGGCTTTTCGCTCTTTCATGTTTTCAGTAATTTGTTGAGTTCTTGTTTCTAACTCACCAAAAAAAACAGCAACCCTGTCTTCACGTCTAACAGCAACTCCAATATTATTAGTGCCTGGGTCAATTCCTAACGTCAAAGACTGAACAATTTCGGGCGTATCATAAAGAAGCTTAATCGTAAATGGTTTTCTGGAAATAACTATAGCTCGCCCTGACTTTAACATCCTTCTTACCTTTCCGAACCTTACTGTCGGCATCAATGGCTTATCTGTATTTGATATTACATAAACTTGATGCATAAAATCCTTAAAAAATTTTGTAAGACGATTCAATGAATCGTTGAGTTTTCCTGACCTGATTACAAGATTTAACGCATTGCCTAAGCTGGAAAAACCAAGGGTGCTACCTGTAATTATTTGGCCTGTGGTCTAACCTCTATTTAAACATTTTATATATTAAAATTGAACATTTTAATATATTTTGTATTAAAAATTAGACCTAATCCGTTTTGATAGGATTGATAGCTTCAAGGTTCCCCCCTTTTATTTATTTTTTATTAAATTTTAAAATGGCGTAGTTATTCTTGGAACTTTACCTATGTCATAGACTTTTAATTCTATCGAGTAATTTACAGTCGATCCAGCCATAAATCCTCGCTCGACTTCTCCAATACCTTCTATAGAAGCATTGGTCATATTCCCATTTGAAATTGTAATATCTCCGGAAATTTTTTTGACAGAGATTGTTTGGCCGTCTTGTTTCTTATTTTCAGGTTTTATTCCATAATTTTGCTGATAAGAGCCTTCAAATATGGTTTCAAATCCTATACCAGGTGATATGTCATTTAATATTTGTAGCCAGTTTTGCCTGACAAGTGGTTCATGGTTTGATTTTTTCATGGCAAAAAAAATACTAGAACTTTGAGAATCATCAGCTATATTCCCGTTAGAGTCAACAAATACAGGATTACCATCAACATAATAAATATCTCCATTATATTCTTTAGCATCAAATTTAGAATCGCCTTTTTCGGATTGAGTTCTTTGATAAATGTGGTAATTGCCGTTTTCGTCTTTTGTAAATGTAAACTTACTTTTAACTTCTATTCCTGCTTCATATCTTTGTCCGCTTTCAAAGGATGATTTGTCTTGATTAAGCCTCGGAATAGTCATTTTCATTTCTCCTTCGTAAATAAAGGATGATAAATTTTTAAGATTTGATTCCATAGGTGTAGACATGGTTGAAATGATTTGTCGTTTCTTTTTTTCTTTAGGATCTATATCGTTTGTTTCGCTTTCTACTGGGATTTCTTTAATTTTTATACCTTTAAGACGAGGATCAAGATTGTCAGTTTCCTTAGTTTTTTTTTCGATTAAAGGGGTGCTTTCAATTTGGTCTAATCTAACTGATTCGTGAGTTATATCATCGAATGAATCAGTATCGGGATATTCCTGTTGATTAGTTTTTTCTATGTTATCGATTGGTACTAAGTTTGAACCTGCATTAAACCATGAAGATATAATGTAATAGGAAAATCCGATAAGAATTATAATTGGTAAAATTATTACAGTCGCCTGTTTAAAATAGTTTGATTTGTTTGGTTTTGTAATTTTTTTCATGATAATAGCCTTTCAATATACGATAAGGTTCCGAATATATAAAATAAGCAATATATAACTCCTACGATAAATAAAGTAAACAAAGGTATATAAATAAATATATTAATTTCTTTCTTTTTATCTATTTCCAAAATTATATTATTGAAAAAAGTAGATATAATGGCAAAAGACATTACGCTTAACATGAAATATGGCTCATTACCGACTATATTATCCTTTTTTTGATAACCAAGAATAAAAATAATTAAACATATAAAGGTCGCAAAGGGGAGTAAGAATAAAGTTTTGTATAATGCTCTTTGAAAATCATGTTTTGCCGCTATATTAAAGGGAAAAAGAAAATGAAAGGATATAAGTATAATTGGAATGACTATAAGGAAAAAATAAAATATTATATCTTGTAATAAATATGTTTCAGCTTTGTAAGCGTATTCATCAACA is part of the Desulfobacterales bacterium genome and harbors:
- a CDS encoding RRXRR domain-containing protein, yielding MNRLTKFFKDFMHQVYVISNTDKPLMPTVRFGKVRRMLKSGRAIVISRKPFTIKLLYDTPEIVQSLTLGIDPGTNNIGVAVRREDRVAVFFGELETRTQQITENMKERKAHRMARRRHQREKIKRRVIIKDIKIRYESFGGIISSQNPPFLAFVDKNFLIDMGYNGELHWKKQESEILSAPIEAHYAVTNYCNAKCPSCYMDSNINYRNESLENAKYVAEKLSKLDIFHVALGGGESFSLPWFLELAFFFREKGIIPNVTTNGYFITDKIAEKCKVFGQVNVSIDSLNEEDGITRLPHFKKADAAIKTLKSKNIRTGINCVISRKNYNQLEKIIAYGKKIGANDIEFLRFKPVGRGAKIYHENALTKEQAINLFPMLKKFSWRYKIKIKLDCSFTPFICYHKPNKKLLEYFSILGCDAGNWLIGVDPKGNALPCSFIKTGAIPIDSLKNIWEERETFGKFRLWNKNPDPLCSKCDYLDICKGGCKAISIFLKNSYEAADPECPFICAVNR